The segment aaaaatgtttgaagCACATAATTTGTATGCTGAGCATAAAGATCTTATTCATGACATTGCTTATGACTTTTATGGTCAACGAATGGCAACATGTTCTAGTGACCAATTTGTcaaggtatttttttattttaaacaatactaatatttattttgcatttgttaattatatttttaatgataccTATAGGTATGGGATGAAGATGAGCATGAAAATTGGCATCTAAGTGCATCATGGAAAGCTCACAGTGGTTCTGTTTGGAAAGTAACATGGGCACATCCAGAATTTGGACAAGTACTTGCAACATGTTCCTTTGATCGTACTGCTGCTGTTTGGGAAGAAATTGGTATGTTTAAAATAAGCACTTTGTTATTtacaaatgttatttatttatttttccaaattttaaatagttggAGAAGCATCTGGACCTGGTGAACGTGGTATACGTCATTGGGTTAGAAGAACAAATCTTGTTGATTCACGTACATCAGTAACTGATGTTAAATTTGGTCCAAAAACACTTGGTCTTGTTTTGGCAACATGTAGTGCTGATGGTGTTATTAGAATTTATGAAGCACCAGATGTTATGAATTTAAGTCAATGGACATTACAACATGATATTAGTTGTAAACTAGCATGCAGTTGTATAACATGGAATCCTTCATTATCAAGGTTTGTTAATgagacaataaaattatcaataattttttattaataaataataattatggatTTTTTTCGCTTAGATTACATCCACCAATGATTGCTGTTGGTAGTGATGATTCAACATCAGCTGGTGGTAAAGTATTCATCTATGAATACTCTGAAAATAATCGCAAATGGACTAAGACTGAAACATTATCAAATGTCACTGATCCAGTTCATGATATTGCATTTTCACCAAATTTAGGAAGAAGTTTTCATACACTAGCAATTGCAACTAAAGATGTCAAGATAATATCGTTGAAACCAATTCAGTaagttgattaattattatttaaataaatatttttctaattaacaattgatgaaaaataaataataattatttattttatcaacagggATAGCTCACAGACTGGTTCATCAAGATTTGAAATAACAACAGCAGCACAATTTGATGATCATTATTGTACAGTATGGCGTGTTTGTTGGAATATAATGGGTACAATATTAGCAAGTTCTGGTGATGATGGTTGTGTACGTCTTTGGaaagataattatattaataattggaaATGTGTTGCTGTATTAAAAGGTGATGGTACAGCTGCACAAAGTGCTGATTTACCACAAACAGCAACACCATCTGGTAATTCAgcaataaatacaacaaccCAACAACCATTATCAACCGCCAGGTACTATAAATTGGGATCCATCAGTCATCCAAATCAAGTTCCCTGGCACTAGCTATAACTACctgtttttttaatctttattactttttttttttatcatttttctcgatacaacaaaatatttaatcaatataaatagaaaaaaaat is part of the Aphidius gifuensis isolate YNYX2018 linkage group LG1, ASM1490517v1, whole genome shotgun sequence genome and harbors:
- the LOC122860371 gene encoding nucleoporin SEH1, coding for MFEAHNLYAEHKDLIHDIAYDFYGQRMATCSSDQFVKVWDEDEHENWHLSASWKAHSGSVWKVTWAHPEFGQVLATCSFDRTAAVWEEIVGEASGPGERGIRHWVRRTNLVDSRTSVTDVKFGPKTLGLVLATCSADGVIRIYEAPDVMNLSQWTLQHDISCKLACSCITWNPSLSRLHPPMIAVGSDDSTSAGGKVFIYEYSENNRKWTKTETLSNVTDPVHDIAFSPNLGRSFHTLAIATKDVKIISLKPIQDSSQTGSSRFEITTAAQFDDHYCTVWRVCWNIMGTILASSGDDGCVRLWKDNYINNWKCVAVLKGDGTAAQSADLPQTATPSGNSAINTTTQQPLSTARYYKLGSISHPNQVPWH